In Fragaria vesca subsp. vesca linkage group LG1, FraVesHawaii_1.0, whole genome shotgun sequence, the sequence TTTGTGTTTTCAGGTGTTCTGTCAGGAAATGGTGTAATGTAGAATGAATAGAGGATTGTACGGCCTAGCATCTATAGAACTGCAGCTGCTCGTATTATCAGTATTAGGTTTGCAAAAGAGTTTGTATTAGCATTTCACGTCGGCTATGGTGTGCTTTCATTAGATTTTTTTCCCACTTAATAAAGTGATCGTTCAAACACTGCAGTTTCAGACAGAAGATCAGTTTAGCTTCTGCCCTTAATATTATCAAGCAAATGCAAAGATCAATTTGTCTTAACAAAAGGGGTCAATCATAGATTGCACTTATACACAGATACAATGTTCGAACACAAAAGATCTGTTTTCAAAATGTTACCCATATATTTGAGCACTGTTGTACATTTGACTCTGGGCAGGTCTTACAACATAGAACACTCTTCAGCCACCTTTGGAAAGGGGAAAAAAAGAGCAATGCAATAATAAAGTCGACTTAAGATGGCTTTGGATTCTAAAGGCACATATATTTCAACCCTACAATGAACTTGATTATTTGATTTGGCTTAAAATGCCATCCCAACAATAATGACATTTTCTGTTTATTGAACTTTAGATTCGTTTCAATCGTCTTCACACATTGCACAAAAGAATAATAGTTTGATGTGATTCATCTAATTATATACAGAGACAGAGCAAGAATACAAACACCAGCAATTATTGAGCTGATAAAGAAACCTCAACCTCTCATGTAGGGAATTGAGCTTAAGGAGAACACATGTAGGGCAACATAAACAGAGAACTAGAAGAATGAGCACATTATATCACAGGCAACATAGAAGCATCAACATTAAAAGGCAGTCCTTTGGGTTTTATCTGAAGAGCTGGACTGATAGTAAGCAAAGCAATGAAACATTCTACAGGAACTCTGGTCCCCCATACATTGATGGACTCGAGCTTGCGGCAACTATTTACAAGAACAAGAAGGCCGTTCTCTGTTACATGACGGCAGCTCCATAGAACAATAGTCTGAAAGAACACAACAGGCAGAAATTTGTTTAGTATCTGTAGAACAAATAAACTACAGAAAAGCATTTGCAAAATGATGAAAATCATGTGTTTGGCAATGCTCTTAAAAACTGCCGGAACTAAGTCCTCCGATAATGCTTCCATTGCATTTCGGAAACACTTGAATCATATATATACAAATGATATTGTATCTAACAGAAACACTTCCGGCTTAAGTACTACCTTGTAAAACTGTAAAAGTACTTTAACAAAAGCACTTCGAAACATGCCCTAATTCCCCTGAACAACATACCTTCAAATGTGGACAGTTATTAGCAATGGCATACAGTGACTCATCTGTGATGAATGTGCCACCAATATTCAGGTGCTGCAAGGAATTAGCTCTTGAGATCTGTTGGAAATTAAGATCGTCTCAGAAAGATGACATCGTGATTGATCTTAACAAAGAGATTCAACTAAGCATATCACTTACCAAATGAACAACACCTTTATCTGTGATCCCTGTAATCCCCCATAACGATATGGATGTTAAATTACTGATACACTTTGCTAAAGAGATCCTGTACAATCCGGTATCGGATATCTGACAACCCCACCGGCTTCTTGAACTGATTATACAAGAAACAGCAACAACTAATTGATCAATGAACCTAATTAGTACCTCTCAAATATCACACATATTATTAGTCTCAAATTTACCAACCAAAAAAAAGCATAGCAATTGATCAGCCCTGTTCAGCAATTAACAAAACTGAGATTGAAGTACTGAGTTATTGAATGATCATGGGAACTGAAACCAAATTGGGTTTCTTTCACTTTTCAGTTTGTGTTTGAGTGTTTGACTTTGATACTAACTTGCAAATTACTTATCAAAGCTCAAAAATTTATGAAAATTAAAACAAATATGAAAAACATAGAGAACCCAAATTACATACATATCCAAGTCTCTGAGGCTGTAAGCATAACGAAGCAGACGAGCAGTGGAGTTATCATCCATCTTCCAACCAGCAAAGCTCAGACTCTCTCTGCGTCCCAGACTCTGCCTCACCCCCTGTTTCCATTTTCTACACACACCGCTTGCTCTTCACAAATTCACAACAAAACCAAATTCAGATTTCAGAAACGGCAAAAACCAAAAACCCTGAAAGGAAAATTCAGAGACAATAATCAGATGATGATGATGAAATGAATTAAATGACGTACTGGGCCAAATCAGTGAACGAAGTGATGAGAACAAAGATATTAGCCAAGAGGTCTAGAGGCAACCGATCAATCTCAGCCTCTCTCTCCATTAATCTAGCTTTTTGAGCTCCCTCAAAATGATTTCAGTCCAAGAGATTATTCTGGGGGTCTTTCAGATTTTGTGGTACGTTTGAAATAGTCGTGGACTTAGTAATGAAAAAGCTACAAGTTACATATGAAGGTACGTCTTCAGCGAAACCATAAATACAAGGAAAGGTAGGACAAAAGATGTGCTCATGTTCCTGTCATCGTTTCGAATTATCAAGTACTTGCCGCTTTCTTTAATAATCAAAGTAACTCACCAAAAAAAAAAAAACATAAACGTTTAATTTTTAAGAAAAAAAATAGAGAAAATTTT encodes:
- the LOC101315377 gene encoding F-box protein At5g67140-like; this encodes MEREAEIDRLPLDLLANIFVLITSFTDLAQASGVCRKWKQGVRQSLGRRESLSFAGWKMDDNSTARLLRYAYSLRDLDISRSRWGCQISDTGLYRISLAKCISNLTSISLWGITGITDKGVVHLISRANSLQHLNIGGTFITDESLYAIANNCPHLKTIVLWSCRHVTENGLLVLVNSCRKLESINVWGTRVPVECFIALLTISPALQIKPKGLPFNVDASMLPVI